A genomic segment from Microcella flavibacter encodes:
- a CDS encoding glycosyltransferase produces MRRIGVVVPARDEEDLVERCLRSVVTAAEAVVGAEVVVVLVADGCTDRTAAIARTIPGVEVMVVRAAGVGAARELGARRAIARGCSWIACTDADSEVPAAWLVEQLRLESLGWDGMIGTVRPDVADLSEVEQEHWLATHHQGHPNGHVHGANLGVRTASFVRVGGFRALAEHEDVDLVERLRASGAWLIDSDEVEVTTSGRREGRTVGGYAGHLRRVAAMLGDMDPAVV; encoded by the coding sequence ATGAGACGCATCGGAGTGGTCGTGCCCGCGCGCGACGAGGAGGACCTGGTCGAGCGCTGCCTGCGCTCGGTCGTCACGGCGGCCGAGGCCGTCGTGGGCGCCGAGGTGGTCGTGGTGCTCGTGGCCGATGGATGCACCGACCGCACCGCCGCGATCGCCCGCACGATCCCCGGCGTCGAGGTCATGGTCGTACGGGCCGCGGGCGTCGGCGCCGCCCGCGAGCTCGGCGCCCGCCGCGCCATCGCGCGGGGCTGCTCGTGGATCGCCTGCACCGACGCCGACTCGGAGGTGCCTGCCGCGTGGCTCGTCGAGCAGCTGCGCCTCGAGTCGCTCGGCTGGGACGGCATGATCGGCACGGTGCGCCCCGACGTCGCCGACCTCAGCGAGGTCGAGCAGGAGCACTGGCTGGCGACCCACCACCAGGGGCACCCGAACGGCCACGTGCACGGCGCCAACCTCGGCGTGCGCACGGCCTCGTTCGTGCGCGTCGGCGGGTTCCGCGCGCTCGCCGAGCACGAGGACGTCGACCTGGTCGAGCGCCTGCGCGCCTCGGGCGCCTGGCTGATCGACTCGGACGAGGTCGAGGTGACGACCTCGGGTCGCCGCGAGGGCCGCACGGTCGGCGGCTACGCCGGGCACCTGCGGCGGGTCGCCGCGATGCTCGGCGACATGGATCCGGCGGTCGTCTAG
- a CDS encoding Fic family protein produces the protein MTWNAGEPFNDLPDLPPAKDVESKRVLKLVAEARAALAGLDQAAQRIPNPTVLLNAIPLLEAQASSEIENIVTTADELFAAENFGADSARPEAKEALRYRQALFEGVESVRRRPLSTQTLIDVCSTIHGRDMRVRDLPGTFVGNPVTKAAIYTPPEGQALLHERLGEMTRFLHTAQSFDPLVAMALTHYQFEAIHPFADGNGRTGRIANILVLVERGLLREPVLYMSRFIIQNKAEYYRLLLAVTAEQAWEDWTSFMLDAVRETALSTIEKIDDIQTVHREMQGELRSILPSRANADLLDVLFEQPYCRISTVMDRCGVSRPTATKWLRLLSDANILLALRVGKHMLFVNHRFFDLLTRAERAPATAPTLF, from the coding sequence ATGACATGGAACGCGGGTGAGCCCTTCAACGACCTGCCCGACCTCCCGCCTGCCAAGGATGTCGAGTCGAAACGTGTTCTCAAGCTCGTCGCCGAGGCTCGGGCCGCACTCGCGGGCCTCGACCAAGCAGCTCAGCGAATTCCGAATCCCACCGTTCTCCTGAACGCGATCCCCCTTCTCGAAGCACAAGCGAGCTCGGAGATCGAGAACATCGTTACGACGGCGGACGAGCTGTTCGCCGCGGAGAACTTCGGCGCAGATTCAGCACGGCCCGAGGCGAAGGAAGCTCTGCGATACCGGCAGGCTCTGTTCGAGGGGGTGGAGAGCGTGCGCCGACGCCCCCTGTCCACTCAGACGCTCATCGATGTCTGCTCCACGATTCACGGGCGCGACATGCGAGTCCGCGATCTCCCCGGCACGTTCGTCGGCAACCCCGTGACGAAAGCGGCCATCTACACTCCGCCGGAAGGACAGGCGCTCCTGCACGAGCGCCTCGGTGAGATGACGCGCTTTCTCCACACAGCCCAGTCCTTCGACCCTCTCGTCGCCATGGCGCTGACGCACTACCAGTTCGAAGCGATTCACCCCTTCGCGGACGGGAATGGGCGAACCGGGAGGATCGCCAACATCCTCGTGCTCGTCGAGCGGGGTCTCCTCCGCGAACCCGTGCTCTACATGTCCCGGTTCATCATTCAGAACAAGGCCGAGTATTACCGGCTGCTTCTCGCGGTAACGGCGGAGCAGGCGTGGGAGGACTGGACGTCCTTCATGCTGGATGCCGTCCGGGAGACGGCGCTCTCGACCATCGAGAAGATCGATGACATTCAGACGGTGCATCGTGAGATGCAGGGCGAACTGCGCTCGATCCTGCCCAGTAGAGCGAACGCCGACCTGCTCGACGTGCTGTTCGAACAGCCTTACTGCCGTATTTCCACGGTCATGGATCGCTGCGGCGTCTCTCGACCGACCGCCACGAAATGGCTTCGACTCCTGAGCGACGCGAATATTCTCCTGGCTCTGCGCGTCGGTAAGCACATGCTCTTCGTGAACCATCGTTTTTTCGACCTTCTCACCCGCGCAGAACGTGCGCCGGCGACGGCCCCAACACTCTTCTAG
- a CDS encoding alpha-hydroxy acid oxidase, whose protein sequence is MQRRFPNPRDLAPLMNFKKPDLNAKRRRLTEALTIADLRAIAQRRTPKAAFDYTEGAAEAEISITRARQAFEDIEFHPAILRDVSHVDTGWDVLGKRVELPFGIAPTGFTRMMHAEGEVAGASAAAAAGIPFSLSTMGTTSVEDVAAAGGPNGRNWFQLYMWKDRERSMALVDRAAAAGFDTLLVTVDVPVAGARLRDKRNGFSIPPQLTAGTVINAIPRPEWWINFLTTEPLAFASLSKWSGTVGELLDTMFDPTVTYDDLRWIKQQWPGKLVVKGVQTVDDAKRLAALGVDGITLSNHGGRQLDRAPIPFHLLPEVVREVGKDTEVHLDTGIMSGADIVASVALGARFTLIGRAYLYGLMAGGRDGVDRAIGILGEQIARTMRLLGVTSLDELEPAHVTQLQRLVPRG, encoded by the coding sequence ATGCAGAGACGCTTCCCGAACCCGCGCGACCTCGCGCCGCTCATGAACTTCAAGAAGCCCGACCTCAACGCCAAGCGGCGCCGGCTGACCGAGGCGCTGACGATCGCCGACCTGCGCGCGATCGCGCAGCGGCGCACCCCGAAGGCGGCCTTCGACTACACCGAGGGCGCCGCCGAGGCCGAGATCAGCATCACCCGCGCCCGGCAGGCCTTCGAGGACATCGAGTTCCACCCGGCGATCCTGCGCGACGTCAGCCACGTCGACACCGGCTGGGACGTGCTCGGCAAGCGCGTCGAGCTGCCCTTCGGCATCGCGCCGACCGGGTTCACGCGCATGATGCACGCGGAGGGCGAGGTGGCCGGAGCCTCCGCGGCGGCCGCGGCGGGCATCCCCTTCTCGCTGTCGACGATGGGCACGACGAGCGTCGAGGACGTCGCGGCGGCGGGCGGGCCGAACGGTCGCAACTGGTTCCAGCTGTACATGTGGAAGGACCGCGAGCGCTCGATGGCCCTCGTCGACCGGGCCGCGGCGGCCGGCTTCGACACCCTGCTCGTCACCGTCGACGTGCCCGTCGCCGGCGCGCGCCTGCGCGACAAGCGCAACGGCTTCTCGATCCCCCCGCAGCTCACCGCGGGCACCGTCATCAACGCCATCCCGCGCCCGGAGTGGTGGATCAACTTCCTCACCACCGAGCCGCTCGCCTTCGCGAGCCTCTCGAAGTGGTCGGGCACCGTCGGCGAGCTGCTCGACACCATGTTCGACCCCACCGTCACCTACGACGACCTGCGCTGGATCAAGCAGCAGTGGCCCGGCAAGCTCGTCGTCAAGGGCGTGCAGACGGTCGACGACGCGAAGCGCCTCGCCGCCCTCGGCGTCGACGGCATCACGCTCTCGAACCACGGCGGCCGCCAGCTCGACCGCGCGCCCATCCCCTTCCACCTGCTGCCCGAGGTCGTGCGCGAGGTCGGCAAGGACACCGAGGTGCACCTCGACACGGGCATCATGTCCGGCGCCGACATCGTGGCGAGCGTCGCCCTCGGCGCGCGCTTCACGCTCATCGGCCGCGCCTACCTCTACGGCCTCATGGCGGGCGGGCGCGACGGCGTCGACCGCGCCATCGGCATCCTCGGCGAGCAGATCGCGCGCACCATGCGTCTGCTCGGCGTGACCTCGCTCGACGAGCTCGAGCCCGCCCACGTCACGCAGCTGCAGCGGCTCGTCCCGCGCGGCTGA
- a CDS encoding GntR family transcriptional regulator has translation MSSEALAVTTVPDAVYEALRESILTQREAPGSAVTEQAIADRFGVARPTAKVALERLVAEGLLRRAAHKTARVPELTRDDIVDLYATRSVVEAEALRTLAADGVVPAAALAAQRALEQAAGGDDTAPLARADIAFHRALVEAQRSPRLVKLHALLMGEIELCTGQVQSHRLLGIDDVIAQHRGILDAVAAGDAELAAELTRAHIAGARDRLLGHYDATRPAP, from the coding sequence ATGAGCAGTGAGGCCCTGGCCGTGACCACCGTGCCCGATGCGGTGTACGAGGCGCTGCGCGAGAGCATCCTCACGCAGCGCGAAGCGCCCGGCAGCGCCGTCACCGAGCAGGCCATCGCCGACCGCTTCGGCGTCGCGCGCCCCACCGCGAAGGTCGCCCTCGAGCGGCTCGTCGCCGAGGGGCTGCTGCGGCGCGCGGCGCATAAGACCGCGCGGGTTCCCGAGCTCACCCGCGACGACATCGTCGACCTCTACGCCACCCGCTCGGTCGTCGAGGCCGAGGCCCTACGCACCCTCGCGGCCGACGGGGTCGTGCCCGCCGCCGCGCTCGCCGCCCAGCGCGCGCTCGAGCAGGCCGCCGGCGGCGACGACACCGCCCCGCTCGCGCGCGCCGACATCGCGTTCCACCGCGCGCTCGTGGAGGCCCAGCGCTCGCCGCGCCTCGTCAAGCTGCACGCCCTGCTCATGGGCGAGATCGAGCTCTGCACGGGCCAGGTGCAGTCGCACCGCCTGCTCGGCATCGACGACGTCATCGCCCAGCACCGGGGGATCCTGGATGCCGTCGCCGCCGGCGACGCCGAGCTCGCCGCCGAGCTCACCCGCGCCCACATCGCCGGAGCCCGCGACCGCCTGCTCGGCCACTACGACGCCACCCGGCCCGCCCCGTGA
- a CDS encoding aldo/keto reductase — protein MSAVLPRSGVVLGVASLVLGEGMTPEIGREVVRAAVEAGAAAIDTARAYATVDDDAAGERLAATAREVEPGIPLITKAGHFRLGTAAWDADGSAERLRRDAERSREVFGAPPSLLLLHRADRVDDVLASLRVLAELRDEGVVEAIGLSNASVELLEAAAGVTTIDAVQNRLGLGVDPIAEYRFCHEHGIDFLAYAPFGGPRAAPLATRIPHVAALAMGRGASIHRLALAAMIDALPGLWPVIGSTRVETVRDSIAARHEVVDDELRTAFRDDLRSRGVGL, from the coding sequence GTGAGCGCGGTGCTGCCCCGCTCCGGCGTCGTGCTGGGCGTCGCCTCGCTCGTGCTGGGCGAGGGCATGACCCCCGAGATCGGGCGCGAGGTCGTGCGGGCCGCCGTCGAGGCGGGCGCCGCGGCCATCGACACCGCCCGGGCCTACGCCACGGTCGACGACGACGCCGCGGGCGAGCGCCTGGCCGCGACGGCGCGCGAGGTCGAGCCGGGCATCCCGCTCATCACCAAGGCCGGGCACTTCCGACTGGGCACCGCCGCCTGGGACGCGGACGGCAGCGCCGAGCGCCTGCGCCGCGACGCCGAGCGCAGCCGCGAGGTCTTCGGCGCCCCGCCCTCGCTGCTGCTGCTGCACCGCGCCGACCGCGTCGACGACGTGCTCGCCTCGTTGCGGGTGCTCGCCGAGCTGCGCGACGAGGGCGTCGTCGAGGCGATCGGGCTGTCGAACGCCTCCGTCGAGCTGCTCGAGGCCGCCGCCGGCGTCACGACCATCGACGCCGTGCAGAACCGCCTCGGCCTCGGCGTCGACCCGATCGCCGAGTACCGCTTCTGCCACGAGCACGGCATCGACTTCCTCGCCTACGCGCCCTTCGGCGGGCCCCGCGCCGCGCCGCTCGCGACGCGCATCCCGCACGTCGCCGCCCTCGCGATGGGCCGCGGCGCCTCCATCCACCGCCTCGCGCTCGCCGCCATGATCGACGCGCTGCCCGGCCTCTGGCCGGTCATCGGCTCGACCCGGGTCGAGACGGTGCGCGACTCGATCGCCGCGAGGCACGAGGTCGTCGACGACGAGCTGCGCACGGCGTTCCGCGACGACCTGCGGTCGCGCGGGGTCGGGCTGTAG
- a CDS encoding cupin domain-containing protein has translation MSALHGIDIAAELRQMTEYWTPRVVGRVNDQYVKVARLKGELVWHAHEAEDEMFLVVSGRLRIQFRDRDEVMLTPGQFTVVPRGVQHNPVADDEVEIVLIETVTTAHTGDVVVDATVSIERQLGDLR, from the coding sequence ATGAGCGCTCTGCACGGGATCGATATCGCGGCCGAGCTGCGCCAGATGACGGAGTACTGGACGCCCCGCGTCGTCGGGCGCGTCAACGATCAGTACGTGAAGGTGGCGAGACTCAAGGGCGAGCTGGTCTGGCATGCGCACGAGGCCGAGGACGAGATGTTCCTCGTGGTCTCCGGGCGCTTGCGCATCCAGTTCCGCGACCGGGATGAGGTCATGCTCACCCCCGGTCAGTTCACCGTCGTGCCGCGCGGCGTGCAGCACAATCCGGTCGCCGACGATGAGGTCGAGATCGTCCTCATCGAGACGGTCACGACCGCCCACACGGGCGATGTCGTCGTCGACGCCACGGTGTCGATTGAGCGGCAACTCGGCGACCTCCGCTGA
- a CDS encoding LacI family DNA-binding transcriptional regulator — translation MVAPGIRDVAQRAGVSVGTVSNVLNRPERVTPATVERVHAAIAELGFVRNDAARQLRAGRSGTVGLVVLDVRNPFFTELARGAEDAAAEHGLAVILGNSDESPEREAAYLDLFDEQRVRGVLISPLGDVSERLARLRSRGTPTVVVDRSVAGSGLSSVSVDDVAGGELAVRHLLEQGRRRIAVLVGRPGIRQVADRLAGARRAAAGVSDATIEVVEADGLTVLDGRRAGEQLLSRSVDARPDAVFAVNDLLAVGVLQALVMTGSVRVPGEIALVGYDDIDFAAAAVVPLTSVRQPSHLIGATALRMLLEESDDSGLEPRTVVFQPELVVRASSGG, via the coding sequence ATGGTCGCCCCCGGCATCCGAGACGTCGCGCAGCGCGCGGGCGTCTCCGTCGGCACCGTCTCCAACGTGCTCAACCGCCCCGAGCGCGTCACCCCCGCCACCGTCGAGCGCGTGCACGCCGCCATCGCCGAGCTCGGCTTCGTGCGCAACGACGCCGCCCGCCAGCTGCGCGCCGGCCGCAGCGGCACCGTCGGCCTCGTCGTGCTCGACGTGCGCAACCCCTTCTTCACCGAGCTCGCCCGCGGGGCTGAGGACGCCGCCGCCGAGCACGGCCTCGCCGTCATCCTCGGCAACAGCGACGAGAGCCCCGAACGCGAGGCCGCCTACCTCGACCTCTTCGACGAGCAGCGGGTGCGCGGCGTGCTCATCTCGCCGCTGGGCGACGTGAGCGAGCGCCTCGCGCGGCTGCGGTCGCGCGGCACCCCCACCGTGGTGGTCGACCGCTCGGTCGCCGGATCCGGGCTGTCGTCGGTCTCGGTCGACGACGTCGCGGGCGGCGAGCTCGCGGTGCGGCACCTGCTCGAGCAGGGTCGGCGGCGCATCGCCGTGCTCGTGGGCCGGCCGGGCATCCGGCAGGTCGCCGATCGCCTCGCCGGGGCCCGCCGCGCCGCCGCCGGCGTGAGCGACGCGACCATCGAGGTCGTCGAGGCCGACGGGCTCACCGTGCTCGACGGCCGCCGCGCCGGCGAGCAGCTGCTGTCGCGATCGGTGGATGCCCGTCCCGACGCCGTCTTCGCCGTCAACGACCTGCTCGCCGTCGGCGTGCTGCAGGCCCTCGTCATGACCGGCTCGGTGCGCGTGCCCGGCGAGATCGCCCTCGTCGGCTACGACGACATCGACTTCGCCGCCGCGGCCGTCGTGCCGCTCACCTCGGTGCGCCAGCCCAGCCACCTCATCGGCGCGACCGCGCTGCGCATGCTGCTCGAGGAGTCGGACGACTCCGGGCTCGAGCCGCGCACCGTGGTGTTCCAGCCGGAGCTCGTCGTGCGGGCGAGCAGCGGAGGCTGA
- the rhaI gene encoding L-rhamnose isomerase: MTTFDQITDRLAAQAIELPSWAFGNSGTRFRVFGTPGTPRDPFEKIADAAQVHAHTGLAPSVALHIPWDEVDDYGVLRAHAEEHGVALGTINSNTFQDEEYKFGSLAASDPTARQRAIDHHFDCIDVMHATGSRDLKIWLADGTNYAGQDDMRRRQDNLAESLATIYARLGDEHRLVLEYKFFEPAFYHTDVPDWGTSYAQVAALGDKAMVCLDTGHHAPGTNIEFIVMQLLRLGKLGSFDFNSRYYADDDLIVGSADPFQLFRIMVEVVRGGGLDADSGVAFMLDQCHNVEEKIPGQIRSVLNVQEMTARALLIDREALDAAQRANDVLGANGILMDAFYTDVRPMLAEWRASRGLPADPMAAYAASGYYDRIVAERVGGTQAGWGA, encoded by the coding sequence ATGACGACCTTCGACCAGATCACCGACCGTCTCGCCGCCCAGGCGATCGAGCTCCCCTCCTGGGCCTTCGGCAACTCGGGCACCCGGTTCCGCGTCTTCGGCACGCCCGGCACGCCGCGCGACCCCTTCGAGAAGATCGCCGACGCCGCCCAGGTGCACGCGCACACCGGCCTCGCCCCGAGCGTCGCGCTGCACATCCCGTGGGACGAGGTGGACGACTACGGGGTGCTGCGCGCCCACGCCGAGGAGCACGGCGTCGCGCTCGGCACCATCAACTCGAACACCTTCCAGGACGAGGAGTACAAGTTCGGCTCGCTCGCCGCGAGCGACCCGACGGCCCGTCAGCGCGCCATCGATCACCACTTCGACTGCATCGACGTCATGCACGCCACGGGCTCGCGCGACCTGAAGATCTGGCTCGCCGACGGCACGAACTACGCAGGGCAGGACGACATGCGGCGCCGACAGGACAACCTCGCCGAGAGCCTCGCCACGATCTACGCCCGCCTCGGCGACGAGCACCGCCTCGTGCTCGAGTACAAGTTCTTCGAGCCGGCGTTCTACCACACCGATGTTCCCGACTGGGGGACGAGCTACGCGCAGGTGGCGGCCCTCGGCGACAAGGCGATGGTGTGCCTCGACACCGGCCACCACGCGCCCGGCACCAACATCGAGTTCATCGTCATGCAGCTGCTGCGCCTCGGCAAGCTCGGCTCGTTCGACTTCAACTCGCGCTACTACGCCGACGACGACCTCATCGTCGGCTCGGCCGACCCCTTCCAGTTGTTCCGCATCATGGTCGAGGTGGTGCGCGGCGGCGGGCTCGACGCCGACTCCGGCGTCGCCTTCATGCTCGACCAGTGCCACAACGTCGAGGAGAAGATCCCCGGCCAGATCCGCAGCGTGCTCAACGTGCAGGAGATGACCGCCCGCGCGCTGCTCATCGACCGCGAGGCGCTCGACGCGGCGCAGCGCGCGAACGACGTGCTCGGCGCGAACGGCATCCTCATGGACGCCTTCTACACGGATGTCCGGCCGATGCTCGCCGAGTGGCGCGCGTCGCGCGGCCTGCCCGCCGACCCCATGGCCGCCTACGCCGCGAGCGGCTACTACGACCGCATCGTCGCCGAGCGCGTGGGCGGGACGCAGGCGGGGTGGGGCGCGTGA
- a CDS encoding L-rhamnose mutarotase, giving the protein MRVAFRLRVRPELLDEYRAVHSPVRREMLETIAASGRRNYSLFLDESDGTLFGYYEVDDDAAAQASLAESPVASAWEAEMSRFFLPVDGAAPDDSAPGRADQAACRLTEVFHLADQLESA; this is encoded by the coding sequence GTGAGAGTCGCGTTCCGCCTGCGCGTGCGCCCCGAGCTGCTCGACGAGTACCGCGCCGTGCACTCGCCCGTGCGCCGCGAGATGCTCGAGACGATCGCCGCGAGCGGTCGGCGCAACTACTCGCTCTTCCTCGACGAGTCTGACGGCACGCTCTTCGGCTACTACGAGGTCGACGATGACGCGGCCGCGCAGGCCTCGCTCGCCGAGAGCCCCGTCGCCTCGGCCTGGGAGGCCGAGATGAGCCGCTTCTTCCTGCCCGTCGACGGCGCCGCGCCCGACGACTCAGCCCCCGGCCGCGCCGACCAGGCCGCCTGCCGCCTCACCGAGGTCTTCCACCTCGCCGACCAACTCGAAAGCGCCTGA
- a CDS encoding bifunctional aldolase/short-chain dehydrogenase: MTSDSPNSAKHDLIARSNRLGAEPHITNYAGGNTSAKGVETDPVTGEPVELLWVKGSGGDLGTLTEQGLAVLRLDRMRALVDVYPGLEREDEMVAAFDFCLHGKGGAAPSIDTAMHGLVDAPHVDHLHPDAGIAIATAADGEQLTAEIFGGRVVWVPWRRPGFQLGLDIAAVKEANPDAIGCILGGHGITAWGETSEESERNSRWIIDTAQAHIDAHGDAAPFGGERAGFGPLSADERRAKAAALAPTIRGLASHDRPMVGHFSDDDRVLHFLASEKAPALAELGTSCPDHFLRTKVKPMLLDLPADAGVEESIQRLTELHEQYRADYTAYYARWSSENRDSDSATPAPSEPASEVRNSCPAIRGADPLIVLVPGVGMFSFGANKQTARVAGEFYLNAINVMRGAEALSTYAPISDAEKFRIEYWALEEAKLQRMPTPKSHATRVALVTGAASGIGKAIATRLAAEGACVVIADLDLEKAQAAAAELGSSDVAIGVQANVTDAAAIDRAIQDAVLAFGGIDIVVNNAGLSLSKPLLDTTEADWDLQHDVMAKGSFLVSKAAARVLIDQGMGGDVIYISSKNSVFAGPNNIAYSATKADQAHQVRLLAVELGEHGVKVNGINPDGVVRGSGIFASGWGANRAATYGVDEQDLGKFYAQRTILKREVLPEHVANAVAVLTGPDLSHTTGLHIPVDAGVAAAFLR; this comes from the coding sequence ATGACCTCCGATAGCCCGAATTCCGCGAAGCACGACCTCATCGCCCGCTCGAACCGCCTCGGCGCCGAGCCCCACATCACCAACTACGCCGGCGGCAACACCAGCGCCAAGGGCGTCGAGACCGACCCCGTCACGGGCGAGCCCGTCGAGCTGCTGTGGGTGAAGGGATCCGGCGGCGACCTCGGCACCCTCACCGAGCAGGGCCTCGCGGTGCTGCGCCTCGACCGCATGCGCGCCCTCGTCGACGTCTACCCCGGCCTCGAGCGCGAGGACGAGATGGTCGCGGCCTTCGACTTCTGCCTGCACGGCAAGGGCGGGGCGGCCCCCAGCATCGACACGGCGATGCACGGTCTGGTGGATGCGCCCCACGTCGACCACCTGCACCCCGACGCGGGCATCGCGATCGCGACCGCGGCCGACGGCGAGCAGCTCACGGCCGAGATCTTCGGTGGGAGGGTCGTCTGGGTTCCGTGGCGCCGGCCCGGATTCCAGCTCGGCCTCGACATCGCCGCCGTCAAGGAGGCGAACCCCGACGCGATCGGCTGCATCCTCGGCGGCCACGGGATCACCGCCTGGGGGGAGACGAGCGAGGAGAGCGAGCGGAACAGCCGCTGGATCATCGACACCGCGCAGGCGCACATCGACGCGCACGGCGACGCCGCGCCGTTCGGCGGGGAGCGCGCGGGCTTCGGGCCGCTGAGCGCCGACGAGCGCCGGGCGAAGGCCGCGGCGCTCGCACCCACGATCCGAGGGCTGGCCAGCCACGACCGCCCCATGGTGGGCCACTTCAGCGATGACGATCGGGTGCTGCACTTCCTCGCCAGCGAGAAGGCCCCGGCGCTCGCCGAGCTGGGCACGAGCTGCCCGGATCACTTCCTGCGCACGAAGGTCAAGCCGATGCTGCTCGACCTGCCCGCCGACGCGGGGGTGGAGGAGAGCATCCAGCGCCTCACGGAGCTGCACGAGCAGTACCGCGCCGATTACACGGCGTACTACGCGCGCTGGAGCTCAGAGAATCGCGATAGCGATTCCGCGACGCCAGCGCCGAGCGAGCCTGCGAGCGAGGTTCGCAACTCGTGCCCGGCGATCCGCGGCGCCGACCCGCTCATCGTGCTCGTGCCGGGCGTCGGCATGTTCAGCTTCGGCGCGAACAAGCAGACCGCGCGCGTGGCCGGCGAGTTCTACCTCAACGCCATCAACGTCATGCGCGGCGCCGAGGCGCTCAGCACCTACGCGCCGATCAGCGACGCCGAGAAGTTCCGCATCGAGTACTGGGCGCTCGAGGAGGCCAAGCTGCAGCGCATGCCCACGCCGAAGAGCCACGCCACCCGCGTGGCGCTCGTCACGGGCGCCGCGAGCGGCATCGGCAAGGCCATCGCGACGCGCCTCGCGGCCGAGGGAGCGTGCGTCGTCATCGCCGACCTCGACCTGGAGAAGGCCCAGGCCGCGGCGGCCGAGCTCGGCTCGAGCGACGTCGCGATCGGCGTGCAGGCGAACGTCACCGACGCCGCCGCCATCGATCGGGCGATCCAGGATGCCGTGCTCGCGTTCGGCGGCATCGACATCGTCGTGAACAACGCCGGGCTGTCGCTCTCGAAGCCGCTGCTCGACACCACCGAGGCCGACTGGGATCTGCAGCACGACGTCATGGCCAAGGGCTCCTTCCTCGTCTCGAAGGCCGCCGCGCGCGTGCTCATCGATCAGGGTATGGGCGGCGACGTCATCTACATCTCGAGCAAGAACTCGGTCTTCGCCGGCCCCAACAACATCGCCTACTCGGCGACGAAGGCCGACCAGGCGCACCAGGTGCGGCTGCTCGCCGTCGAGCTCGGCGAGCACGGCGTCAAGGTCAACGGCATCAACCCCGACGGGGTCGTGCGGGGCTCCGGCATCTTCGCGAGCGGCTGGGGCGCGAACCGCGCCGCGACCTACGGCGTCGACGAGCAGGACCTCGGAAAGTTCTACGCGCAGCGCACCATCCTCAAGCGCGAGGTGCTGCCCGAGCACGTCGCAAACGCGGTCGCCGTGCTGACCGGTCCCGACCTCTCGCACACCACGGGCCTGCACATCCCGGTCGACGCGGGCGTCGCGGCCGCGTTCCTGCGGTAG